From the Caldisericota bacterium genome, the window AAAATCATTAAAAGAGGCATTGCAGATTTGGGGGGATGTACTGGATGAATTAGGACTTAAAAGAGAAATTAACGAAGAGAAAGTTTCTACCCAAGAATCTGCTTTCAGAATCGTTTCAAGAGAAGTGAGGTCAAAGTTTTCATCGCCGTTTTATACGGCTTCAGCTGTCGATGGAATTGCTATAAATGCAGAAGATACGCAAGGGGCAACATTAGCTAATCCTAAGACTT encodes:
- a CDS encoding molybdopterin biosynthesis protein, coding for MVERELFLKKKSLKEALQIWGDVLDELGLKREINEEKVSTQESAFRIVSREVRSKFSSPFYTASAVDGIAINAEDTQGATLANPKTLILGKDGVMLNTGDPLPFGYNAIIMVENIDIKDNTFKIFSSINPYKN